A DNA window from Fibrobacter sp. UWR3 contains the following coding sequences:
- the feoB gene encoding ferrous iron transport protein B — protein sequence MIEIKTIALLGQPNSGKSTLFNNLTGLHQRVGNWPSKTVEQAEGEFVFDGTTYKVIDLPGSYGLSANSEEEVVTRDYIQSGKADLVCILVDASQLERSLYMLADFVGIRMPVMLVLNMMDVAEAAGKKIDVAAIEKRLGVPVLGFSAAETERYPEFFKKMVSAIKTPVCLDSGSLREELVGGDEVAPKTDDIISRIEAALGDFEYGVCEKIWIAEKLLEKDKLICGVVNESLPFARKNAIEAILDSDEGRDGGILTGEAKYRWVSKIVRESATPKSIEKVFSKWDRIATHHIKGKFFAFGIMVVSLIACMILAFPGMGIGFGMQPVLQSLVERVGGALGVWPVVISFINLVLVGGTCITICMTSFIFSIIFVFRILEEIGYMARFSYAFDNWLSRLGLQGKAIMPLFSGIGCTAGAVCGTRVLDTRGQRLLALVLLWAIPCGSKVAVVLFLASTFFGSAAPLFGIGYVALIFASFCLSSRLFGKKLVPQNERVGMIMELPPYHKPHWKMIAAMVGRSTWGIFKKALKMILMVAALFWALSYAGDGNVENTLLYKIGNAIEPVTMFFGMRWELFVSYLGGMFSKEASLGIMSTLFNHTGEAFSLVTRVAASENLGEVLASTITKPEALAFLFASMFNVPCVLAMGTTYREAGSFKWLATIMGYYLAISLGLAFIGYHIGLLIF from the coding sequence ATGATCGAAATTAAGACTATTGCTTTGCTCGGGCAGCCCAATTCCGGTAAATCGACGCTTTTTAACAACTTAACGGGGCTTCACCAGCGCGTGGGCAACTGGCCCAGCAAAACGGTGGAGCAGGCTGAGGGTGAATTTGTTTTTGACGGCACGACATATAAAGTAATTGACCTTCCGGGCAGTTACGGACTTTCGGCGAACTCCGAAGAAGAAGTCGTTACCCGTGACTACATTCAGAGTGGTAAGGCCGACCTCGTCTGTATTCTGGTGGACGCATCGCAGTTGGAACGCAGCCTTTACATGCTGGCGGATTTTGTGGGCATTCGCATGCCCGTGATGCTGGTGCTCAATATGATGGATGTGGCCGAAGCGGCGGGCAAGAAGATTGATGTGGCTGCGATTGAAAAGCGCCTCGGCGTTCCGGTGCTCGGTTTCAGCGCGGCCGAAACGGAACGTTATCCTGAATTTTTCAAGAAGATGGTTTCGGCTATCAAGACGCCTGTTTGCCTGGATAGCGGGAGCCTGCGCGAGGAACTCGTTGGCGGGGACGAGGTTGCCCCAAAAACGGATGATATCATTAGCCGCATCGAAGCAGCCCTCGGCGACTTTGAATATGGCGTGTGCGAAAAAATCTGGATTGCAGAAAAACTCCTCGAAAAAGACAAACTCATTTGCGGTGTCGTGAATGAATCGCTTCCGTTCGCGAGGAAGAATGCGATTGAGGCAATCCTCGATAGCGACGAAGGGCGCGACGGCGGAATTCTCACCGGCGAGGCCAAGTATCGCTGGGTTTCGAAGATTGTGCGTGAATCGGCGACGCCCAAGTCCATCGAAAAAGTTTTCAGCAAGTGGGACCGCATCGCAACGCACCATATCAAGGGCAAGTTCTTTGCGTTCGGCATCATGGTTGTCTCGCTGATTGCGTGCATGATTCTCGCTTTCCCGGGCATGGGAATCGGTTTTGGAATGCAGCCTGTATTGCAGTCGCTCGTAGAACGTGTTGGCGGCGCACTTGGCGTCTGGCCTGTGGTGATTTCGTTCATCAATCTGGTGCTCGTCGGAGGAACTTGCATCACGATTTGTATGACGAGTTTCATTTTCTCCATCATTTTCGTATTCCGCATTCTCGAAGAAATCGGCTACATGGCGCGTTTCTCGTATGCGTTCGACAACTGGCTTTCGCGCCTGGGCCTGCAGGGTAAGGCGATTATGCCGCTGTTCTCCGGAATTGGCTGCACGGCGGGTGCGGTTTGCGGCACGCGCGTGCTCGATACCCGCGGTCAGCGCCTGCTTGCGCTCGTTCTGTTGTGGGCGATTCCGTGCGGGAGCAAGGTGGCGGTGGTGCTGTTCCTGGCGTCTACATTCTTCGGGTCGGCCGCACCGCTGTTCGGTATCGGCTACGTGGCGCTGATTTTTGCAAGCTTCTGCCTGTCTTCGCGCCTGTTCGGCAAAAAGCTTGTCCCGCAGAATGAACGCGTGGGCATGATTATGGAGCTGCCGCCGTATCACAAGCCGCACTGGAAGATGATTGCCGCGATGGTGGGGCGAAGCACCTGGGGCATTTTCAAGAAGGCCTTGAAGATGATCCTGATGGTGGCGGCTCTTTTCTGGGCGCTCTCTTACGCGGGCGACGGGAATGTGGAAAATACACTCCTGTACAAGATTGGCAATGCGATTGAGCCCGTGACGATGTTCTTCGGAATGCGCTGGGAGCTGTTCGTCTCTTATCTGGGCGGTATGTTCAGTAAGGAAGCTTCGCTTGGCATCATGAGTACGCTCTTCAACCACACCGGTGAGGCGTTCTCGCTTGTGACCCGCGTGGCTGCAAGTGAAAACCTGGGCGAGGTGCTTGCAAGTACCATCACCAAGCCCGAAGCGCTCGCGTTCCTGTTTGCGTCGATGTTCAACGTTCCCTGCGTGCTGGCGATGGGAACGACCTACCGTGAGGCCGGTTCGTTCAAGTGGCTTGCGACCATCATGGGGTATTATTTGGCGATTTCTTTGGGGCTCGCCTTTATCGGCTACCACATCGGATTGCTGATTTTCTAA
- a CDS encoding FeoA family protein gives MSCNCGCGGKSQTKKWSTEPKFSELKKGDKVEIVGYNEGDSRYKSKLLSMGLVRGVQIEVLQAAPLGDPIEVAVLSYRLSLRKEEANVLKLRRV, from the coding sequence ATGAGCTGTAATTGTGGTTGCGGCGGCAAGTCGCAAACGAAAAAGTGGAGTACCGAGCCCAAGTTCTCGGAACTCAAAAAGGGCGACAAGGTGGAAATCGTCGGCTATAACGAAGGCGATTCTCGCTACAAGTCCAAGCTTCTTTCGATGGGGCTTGTGCGTGGCGTCCAGATCGAAGTCTTGCAAGCTGCCCCGCTCGGCGATCCAATCGAAGTGGCCGTGCTTTCTTATAGACTCTCGCTCCGTAAAGAAGAAGCGAACGTGCTCAAGCTGAGGAGGGTATAA
- the feoB gene encoding ferrous iron transport protein B, whose translation MAARKLLTIAIAGNPNCGKTALFNALTGARQHVGNWPGVTVEKKEGYFELGDRQIRLVDLPGTYALFANAEDERAAVDYLLSREASLIINIVDATNLERNLFLTSQLADMKIPMVIAVNMMDIAENRGIQLDLDELSDFYGVPCIPLSAVSEKSVTNFISQMGHVLASPMPLPKQMVYGDKVEEAVKVLEPKVAPVAKLLDADSRWVSLMYLGNQKSYADKFAEAGVKLDKAEVVKILGEEPEFAMAENRYSISHEVAGKATVSVRTKKTFSDKLDAVLLNRWAALPIFLVIMYLVFWIAVTIGSAFIDFFDVLFGAIFVDGLGYLLGDVLGCPSFVTAVLADGIGAGIQTVSTFIPVIFFMFLCLSFLEDSGYMARAAFVADRFMRFLGLPGRAFVPMMVGFGCGVPGIMGSRVLESKRERFLTIFLVPFMSCGARLPVYALFAAAFFGKMAGTVVFLLYLAGVLFAIAYGLFLKRSLFQGQASNFVMELPPYHLPKFKSLMIHCWQRLRDYIWRAGKVITLAVAVLGFLNSFGIVEKMYVDVDGKTTEIVQAEDGYQMVKENEEGEAENVALPEGFVVDESKVVKSNEFTAGNGDSENSLLSIIGKAITPVFEPFGVERENWPASVSLFTGLLAKEAVIGTMNSLYSMVGENNSESGIQNSETNEDGKAAEPEQVAVADSAATDSVKADSTVAAADSAATDSAVVADSAAAPAEPAEVVAEAAPAEEKPLIAGIDECPAEEEEEGGAPDIKGAVLEALGSIPANLAEVFGSLTDPLGTTGELEGQEAAELKKETLDKITDAKVLTCEEYAAIETFGEEEEDEKTREAVFAKLAAAGLELSEDEMGALEEGDLSETMDIYANLRSYFHNPDKNGNPVDGFNWQVFAFLIFILLYVPCLAAMGVVAREIGLGLAILMATVQTLLAWAVAVLLYQVPVGGNVTWIVAAIVVLVGTGIFLKLFGMKANKEKRFED comes from the coding sequence ATGGCTGCTAGAAAACTTTTGACGATTGCAATTGCCGGTAACCCGAACTGCGGTAAGACGGCTCTCTTTAACGCCCTTACGGGTGCACGCCAGCATGTGGGTAACTGGCCTGGCGTGACGGTCGAAAAGAAGGAAGGTTACTTTGAACTGGGCGACCGCCAGATTCGCCTGGTGGACCTTCCGGGTACTTACGCTTTGTTCGCAAATGCCGAAGACGAACGCGCTGCTGTCGATTACTTGCTCAGCCGCGAAGCGAGCTTGATTATCAACATCGTCGATGCGACGAACCTGGAACGCAACCTGTTCCTTACGAGCCAGCTTGCCGACATGAAGATTCCGATGGTGATTGCCGTCAACATGATGGACATTGCCGAAAATCGCGGAATCCAGCTGGATCTCGACGAACTTTCTGATTTCTACGGCGTGCCGTGCATTCCGCTTTCTGCCGTGAGCGAAAAGAGCGTCACCAATTTCATTAGCCAGATGGGCCACGTGCTTGCGAGCCCGATGCCGCTCCCGAAGCAGATGGTTTACGGCGACAAGGTCGAAGAGGCCGTGAAGGTTTTGGAACCGAAGGTGGCTCCGGTCGCAAAGCTTTTGGATGCGGACTCCCGTTGGGTTTCGCTCATGTACTTGGGCAACCAGAAGAGCTATGCAGACAAATTCGCCGAAGCGGGCGTAAAGCTCGACAAGGCCGAAGTCGTGAAGATTCTGGGCGAAGAGCCGGAATTCGCGATGGCTGAAAACCGCTACTCCATTTCGCACGAGGTGGCGGGGAAGGCGACTGTTTCTGTCCGCACGAAAAAGACATTCTCCGACAAACTGGATGCCGTTCTTTTGAACCGCTGGGCTGCACTCCCGATATTCCTGGTCATCATGTATCTGGTGTTCTGGATTGCGGTGACGATCGGTTCTGCGTTCATTGATTTCTTTGACGTGCTGTTCGGTGCGATTTTCGTGGATGGCCTCGGCTACCTGCTGGGCGATGTACTCGGCTGCCCCTCCTTTGTCACGGCAGTTCTCGCCGACGGCATCGGTGCCGGTATCCAGACGGTTTCGACCTTCATCCCGGTCATCTTCTTCATGTTCCTGTGCCTTTCGTTCTTGGAAGACTCGGGTTACATGGCCCGCGCGGCTTTTGTTGCAGACCGCTTCATGCGTTTCCTCGGGCTCCCCGGTCGTGCCTTCGTGCCGATGATGGTGGGCTTCGGTTGCGGCGTGCCGGGCATTATGGGCTCCCGCGTGCTGGAATCCAAGCGTGAACGTTTCCTCACCATCTTCTTGGTGCCGTTCATGAGCTGCGGCGCACGCCTCCCGGTGTATGCACTGTTTGCGGCGGCATTCTTCGGCAAGATGGCGGGCACGGTGGTGTTCCTGCTTTACCTCGCCGGTGTGCTGTTCGCTATCGCTTACGGTTTGTTCCTGAAGAGGTCGCTTTTCCAGGGCCAGGCCAGCAACTTTGTGATGGAACTTCCGCCGTATCACTTGCCCAAGTTCAAGTCCCTGATGATTCACTGCTGGCAGCGCCTGCGCGACTACATCTGGCGCGCCGGTAAGGTGATTACGCTTGCCGTTGCCGTGCTCGGGTTCCTCAACAGTTTCGGTATTGTCGAGAAGATGTATGTCGATGTTGACGGCAAGACGACCGAAATTGTCCAGGCCGAAGACGGCTACCAGATGGTCAAGGAAAATGAAGAAGGCGAGGCTGAAAATGTTGCTCTCCCCGAAGGTTTCGTTGTTGACGAATCCAAGGTGGTGAAGTCAAACGAGTTCACTGCCGGTAACGGCGACTCCGAAAACAGCTTGCTTTCTATAATCGGTAAGGCGATTACGCCGGTGTTCGAACCGTTCGGTGTCGAGCGTGAAAACTGGCCTGCATCCGTGTCGCTGTTTACGGGCCTGTTGGCCAAGGAAGCTGTTATCGGTACCATGAACTCGCTCTATTCCATGGTGGGGGAGAACAATTCGGAATCCGGAATTCAGAATTCGGAAACGAATGAAGATGGCAAGGCTGCGGAACCGGAACAAGTTGCAGTCGCTGATTCTGCCGCTACGGATAGCGTGAAGGCCGATTCGACTGTTGCTGCCGCTGATTCTGCTGCAACCGATAGCGCTGTGGTTGCCGATAGTGCCGCAGCACCTGCTGAACCCGCAGAAGTTGTTGCCGAAGCCGCTCCTGCAGAAGAAAAGCCCCTTATCGCGGGCATTGACGAATGCCCTGCCGAAGAAGAGGAAGAAGGTGGCGCACCCGACATCAAGGGCGCCGTGCTCGAAGCTCTCGGCTCGATTCCTGCTAACCTCGCCGAAGTATTCGGCTCCCTCACCGACCCGCTCGGAACCACCGGTGAATTGGAAGGCCAGGAAGCAGCCGAACTCAAGAAAGAAACTTTGGACAAGATTACCGACGCCAAGGTGCTGACCTGCGAAGAATATGCAGCCATCGAAACCTTCGGCGAAGAAGAAGAGGATGAAAAGACCCGCGAAGCCGTGTTTGCCAAGCTCGCTGCCGCAGGCCTCGAACTCTCCGAAGACGAAATGGGCGCTCTCGAAGAAGGCGACCTCTCCGAGACGATGGATATTTATGCGAACCTCCGCTCCTACTTCCACAACCCGGACAAAAACGGTAACCCGGTGGATGGCTTTAACTGGCAGGTGTTCGCATTCCTCATCTTCATCCTGCTCTACGTGCCGTGCCTTGCAGCCATGGGTGTGGTTGCCCGCGAAATCGGCCTCGGCCTCGCAATCCTCATGGCGACGGTGCAGACGCTCCTTGCCTGGGCTGTGGCGGTACTCCTTTACCAGGTGCCTGTTGGTGGAAACGTGACATGGATTGTCGCTGCCATCGTGGTGCTTGTGGGTACGGGAATCTTCCTCAAGCTCTTCGGCATGAAGGCCAATAAGGAAAAGAGATTCGAAGACTAA
- a CDS encoding ZIP family metal transporter: MNEPILQIAQGLAIPFLGTVLGAACVFFMKKQMGQNLKRGLLSFAAGVMVAASVWSLLLPAISASESMGKLAFIPATVGFWAGILFLFVLDKITPHLHLGSATPEGPKAKLKRTTMLTLAVTLHNLPEGMAVGIVFAGWLSGNVAITLSGAFALAIGIAIQNFPEGAVVSLPLRAEGASRKKAFALGALSGAVEPVGALITLLAAEALSPFMPYLLSLAAGAMIYVVIEEMLPEVSEGEHFDAGTILFAVGFTLMMVLDSAL; encoded by the coding sequence ATGAACGAGCCCATATTACAAATTGCGCAAGGTCTTGCCATCCCGTTTTTAGGGACGGTTCTCGGTGCAGCCTGCGTCTTCTTTATGAAGAAGCAGATGGGACAAAATCTTAAGCGCGGACTCCTGTCTTTTGCGGCGGGCGTCATGGTGGCGGCTTCTGTATGGAGCCTGCTTTTGCCCGCAATCAGCGCAAGCGAATCGATGGGAAAGTTGGCTTTTATTCCGGCGACGGTCGGGTTCTGGGCCGGCATTCTATTCTTGTTTGTTCTGGATAAAATTACGCCGCACTTGCATTTGGGTAGCGCCACGCCAGAAGGCCCCAAAGCGAAACTCAAGCGCACGACCATGCTCACGCTTGCGGTGACTTTGCACAACTTGCCCGAAGGAATGGCCGTCGGCATCGTATTCGCAGGCTGGCTTTCGGGGAATGTCGCCATCACGCTTTCGGGTGCGTTTGCGCTTGCCATAGGCATCGCCATCCAGAATTTCCCTGAAGGGGCGGTGGTTTCGCTCCCGCTCCGTGCCGAAGGGGCTTCCCGCAAAAAGGCTTTCGCCTTGGGAGCGCTCTCCGGAGCCGTAGAACCCGTAGGCGCGTTAATCACGCTGCTTGCGGCCGAGGCGCTCTCGCCGTTCATGCCCTACCTGCTCTCGCTTGCGGCAGGAGCCATGATTTATGTCGTAATCGAAGAAATGCTCCCCGAAGTCAGCGAAGGAGAGCATTTTGATGCCGGCACCATCCTTTTTGCCGTGGGCTTCACGCTCATGATGGTGCTCGACAGCGCACTATAA
- a CDS encoding MptD family putative ECF transporter S component: MSDVRTTGKKSSNTLVRDLVNVGIFSALYIVLGFMSSSIGYIPALIVFSTASIALVTSVPMFLFYSKIERPILCCMLFCGIFGGAMLVMGQSIIMFAISLAVGLLSGTILKIIGKNFAGLYMSNIVLSLMSSSMMLPLWLYTEEYLEYTRGMCDEGYVAKLAELSNSIWPLVGIYTFGILGAVIGGLVARRIMKKHFERIGLAR; the protein is encoded by the coding sequence ATGAGTGACGTTAGAACGACTGGAAAAAAATCATCGAATACGTTGGTCCGCGACCTGGTGAATGTGGGCATATTTTCGGCACTTTATATCGTGCTTGGTTTTATGTCGTCGAGCATCGGCTACATTCCTGCCCTAATTGTTTTTTCGACCGCGAGTATCGCGCTTGTGACGAGCGTTCCCATGTTCCTGTTTTATTCGAAAATAGAAAGGCCGATTCTGTGCTGCATGCTTTTCTGCGGCATTTTCGGGGGCGCAATGTTAGTGATGGGTCAGAGCATTATCATGTTTGCGATAAGCCTTGCAGTTGGGCTACTGTCGGGAACAATTCTGAAAATCATAGGGAAAAATTTTGCTGGCTTGTACATGTCAAACATTGTCTTGAGCCTAATGAGTTCTTCAATGATGCTTCCGCTTTGGCTTTATACCGAGGAATATCTGGAATATACCCGTGGCATGTGCGACGAAGGTTACGTTGCGAAGCTGGCGGAACTTTCTAACAGCATCTGGCCCCTGGTCGGAATCTACACCTTCGGCATTTTGGGTGCCGTTATCGGTGGACTCGTGGCTCGCCGCATCATGAAAAAGCATTTCGAACGAATCGGTCTTGCCCGGTGA
- a CDS encoding FeoA family protein, which produces MKNAEFVDRLSLAEMGENRCGTVAQIEGDSRFISRIVSIGLTPGSAFTLLKNDKRSPVLVFCRDTVIAVNHKESSQIFVKVES; this is translated from the coding sequence ATGAAAAACGCTGAATTTGTTGACCGTTTGAGTCTCGCCGAAATGGGCGAAAATCGTTGCGGAACTGTCGCACAGATCGAGGGCGATTCCCGCTTTATTTCAAGAATCGTTTCCATCGGGCTTACGCCGGGTTCTGCCTTTACGCTCCTCAAGAACGATAAACGTTCGCCGGTGCTCGTTTTTTGCCGCGATACGGTTATCGCTGTCAACCATAAGGAAAGTTCACAGATTTTTGTCAAGGTAGAATCGTAA
- a CDS encoding Fic family protein, whose translation MKSKNLEEALELWNSMLPLSEHGKQRLDRRFTVDFNYNSNHIEGNTLTYGQTELLLFFGKVNGAAKLKDCEEMKASDVCLKLSLAESQEKSFPLTQNFIRQLHRTLLREDYQVYYTRPDGTASSYTIHAGQYKTRPNSVVTRYGDIFTYASPEETPSLMSDLVDWYNMIEEEGSLSPVDMAILFHYRYIRIHPFEDGNGRIARLMVNYILAKHGYPLLVVRSRKKDDYLEALHEADLDVGPAPSDGARATLRQIRPFRNYFRKMYASEIMYNVQFITEQGKGIWWFDGERIQFRSENSSKILNLLADNPDITYDALKKKIGINMSAIQKQLKSMMDKGYIVRTENREWRVIITQ comes from the coding sequence ATGAAATCAAAAAATCTCGAAGAAGCCCTGGAATTATGGAATTCAATGCTGCCGCTCAGCGAGCATGGTAAGCAACGTCTTGACAGGCGGTTTACGGTCGATTTCAACTACAACAGCAACCACATCGAGGGGAATACCCTCACCTACGGGCAAACCGAGCTTTTGCTCTTTTTTGGCAAAGTGAACGGCGCAGCCAAATTAAAGGATTGCGAAGAGATGAAGGCTAGCGATGTCTGCCTTAAGTTGTCTTTGGCGGAATCCCAAGAGAAAAGTTTTCCCCTTACCCAAAATTTTATACGACAACTACACAGGACCCTTCTCCGGGAGGATTATCAAGTTTACTACACACGTCCTGATGGTACAGCATCGTCCTACACAATACATGCAGGCCAATACAAGACGAGACCGAACAGCGTCGTCACTCGATACGGAGATATCTTCACCTACGCTTCACCCGAAGAAACACCCTCATTGATGAGTGACCTGGTGGATTGGTACAATATGATCGAAGAAGAGGGCTCGCTTTCGCCAGTGGACATGGCTATCCTATTCCATTATAGGTATATTCGTATCCACCCTTTCGAGGACGGTAACGGAAGAATCGCGCGACTGATGGTCAACTACATACTCGCAAAGCATGGTTACCCGCTGCTTGTAGTCCGCAGCCGTAAAAAGGACGATTATCTCGAAGCGCTCCACGAAGCAGATTTAGACGTAGGCCCCGCCCCGTCCGATGGCGCAAGGGCGACACTAAGGCAGATTCGCCCCTTCCGGAATTATTTCCGCAAAATGTATGCTAGTGAAATCATGTACAATGTCCAATTTATCACGGAGCAGGGCAAAGGAATTTGGTGGTTTGACGGAGAACGCATTCAATTCCGTAGCGAGAATTCTAGCAAAATTCTCAATCTACTCGCCGACAATCCGGACATAACATACGACGCCCTCAAGAAAAAAATTGGCATAAACATGTCCGCTATACAAAAGCAGTTGAAATCCATGATGGACAAGGGCTACATTGTCCGAACCGAAAACAGGGAATGGCGCGTGATTATCACTCAGTGA
- a CDS encoding energy-coupling factor transporter transmembrane component T: MKLDPRTKLFLTIAGNSIILSAPVIYGAMIVVLPAVLLVLEKRWRFSLLFSFLYAISAFSFDYLKAMDVGLAGTLFVSTMMLVSHVMPISVIFYYVMTTTKVNEFMAGMSKMHIPNKVTIPLAVMIRFFPTVFDEARDIGNAMRMRGIRLFSLRTLKNPLAILEYRLIPLLVSLTKIGDELSVAATTRGLSPETRRSCVVKIGFLVQDVAVFVYCIAVVVLFCSRLVS; this comes from the coding sequence GTGAAATTGGATCCGCGAACAAAACTGTTCTTAACGATTGCGGGGAACAGCATCATTCTTTCCGCACCTGTAATTTACGGCGCTATGATTGTTGTTTTGCCGGCAGTTTTATTGGTGCTTGAAAAAAGATGGCGGTTTTCCCTGCTCTTTTCTTTCTTGTACGCAATATCTGCATTCAGTTTTGATTATTTAAAAGCGATGGATGTCGGGCTGGCGGGCACGCTGTTTGTCTCGACAATGATGCTTGTTTCGCATGTGATGCCGATAAGCGTTATTTTTTACTATGTCATGACGACCACCAAGGTGAACGAGTTCATGGCGGGAATGTCGAAGATGCATATTCCTAACAAAGTGACGATTCCCTTAGCGGTGATGATTCGCTTTTTCCCGACCGTATTCGATGAAGCCCGCGATATCGGAAACGCAATGCGCATGCGGGGCATTCGCCTGTTCAGCCTGCGGACATTAAAGAACCCGCTTGCCATTTTGGAATACAGACTTATTCCGCTACTGGTGTCGCTCACAAAAATCGGGGATGAACTTTCGGTGGCGGCGACGACGCGCGGACTTTCGCCAGAAACGAGACGTAGTTGCGTTGTCAAAATCGGGTTCCTCGTTCAAGATGTTGCCGTGTTTGTTTATTGTATTGCGGTTGTAGTTTTATTCTGTTCTCGGTTAGTCTCTTAA
- a CDS encoding outer membrane beta-barrel protein, whose amino-acid sequence MKKNMFVKLALVIAILASLCHASDVSNRFFRFGTSIGLSYDFLVGKDGNLMNPMDFNGPGFLLAINTIFNFHDLPALRTGLTYNVRSLENNVGFADEKLDRDTYVRYETVSLGIPVLAHFQTQHLFYFDAGLTFAFIINAKEAYSWRKNSAYGFLTKWDGEGLSFCDVQLTAGTGIMLGNRFELGLQTLFGLTTVLDASEINKRYDDISVHLLSFSLTLGFYFI is encoded by the coding sequence ATGAAAAAAAACATGTTCGTAAAATTAGCGTTGGTCATAGCTATCCTTGCTTCTCTTTGTCACGCCAGTGATGTTTCCAATAGATTTTTTAGGTTCGGTACTAGCATTGGTCTTTCCTACGATTTTTTGGTCGGAAAAGATGGAAACTTGATGAATCCCATGGATTTCAATGGCCCAGGGTTTCTGCTTGCAATCAATACCATCTTTAATTTTCACGATTTACCAGCACTCCGTACGGGGCTGACGTATAATGTCCGCTCACTTGAAAACAACGTCGGCTTCGCAGACGAAAAGCTTGATCGCGACACCTACGTACGATACGAGACGGTCAGTTTGGGAATTCCCGTTCTTGCTCATTTTCAAACACAACATCTGTTCTATTTTGATGCTGGTTTGACCTTCGCCTTTATCATAAATGCGAAAGAGGCCTACAGCTGGAGAAAAAACAGTGCCTACGGATTTTTAACAAAGTGGGATGGCGAGGGCCTTTCCTTCTGCGACGTACAGCTCACTGCTGGAACGGGAATCATGCTTGGGAACCGCTTTGAATTGGGCTTACAAACATTATTCGGCCTGACAACTGTTTTGGACGCAAGTGAAATAAACAAGCGGTATGACGATATTAGCGTGCACCTGTTATCATTCAGCCTAACTCTCGGTTTCTATTTCATTTAG